A region from the Pristiophorus japonicus isolate sPriJap1 chromosome 14, sPriJap1.hap1, whole genome shotgun sequence genome encodes:
- the LOC139279759 gene encoding rho-related GTP-binding protein RhoB-like: MAMLRRKLVVVGDGACGKTSLLFVLSKDEFPEDYVPTVFETYVADIVVEEKMVELALWDTAGQEDYDRLRPLSYPDTDVILICFSVDSPDSLRNVPDKWMPEVRHFCPGVPVVLVANKKDLRGDERVRKELARGKREPVRWEEGQAMAEKVGAYAYLECSAKHKEGVWEVFETATRATLKVSDTGCFDCRCALL, from the coding sequence ATGGCCATGCTAAGGAGAAAGCTGGTGGTTGTCGGGGATGGGGCTTGTGGCAAGACAAGCCTGTTGTTCGTGCTGAGCAAGGACGAGTTCCCCGAGGACTACGTTCCCACCGTCTTCGAGACCTACGTGGCCGACATCGTCGTGGAAGAGAAGATGGTGGAACTGGCGCTGTGGGACACGGCCGGCCAAGAGGACTACGACCGCCTGCggcccctctcctaccccgacaCCGACGTCATCCTGATCTGCTTCTCGGTGGACAGCCCCGACTCGCTGAGGAACGTCCCGGACAAGTGGATGCCCGAGGTGCGGCACTTCTGCCCCGGCGTGCCCGTGGTGCTGGTGGCCAACAAGAAGGACCTGCGGGGCGACGAGCGAGTCCGCAAGGAGCTGGCCAGGGGCAAGAGGGAGCCGGTGAGGTGGGAGGAGGGCCAGGCCATGGCCGAGAAGGTGGGGGCTTACGCCTACCTGGAATGCTCGGCCAAGCACAAGGAAGGCGTCTGGGAGGTCTTCGAGACTGCCACCCGGGCGACCTTGAAGGTATCGGACACGGGTTGCTTCGACTGTCGGTGTGCACTGCTGTGA